From the Panthera leo isolate Ple1 chromosome C1, P.leo_Ple1_pat1.1, whole genome shotgun sequence genome, one window contains:
- the RLF gene encoding zinc finger protein Rlf isoform X2 has protein sequence MRIKHLLKSNCIPQATALSKLCAESKEISNVSSFQQAYITCLCSILPNEDAIKEIAKVDCKEILDIICNLESEGQDNTAFVLCTTYLTQQLQTASVYCSWELTLFWSKLQRRIDPSLDTFLERCRQFGVIAKTQQHLFCLIRVIQTEAQDAGLGVSILLCVRALQLRSSEDEEMKASVCKTIACLLPEDLEVRRACQLTEFLIEPSLDGFNMLEELYLQPDQKFDEENAPVPNSLRCELLLALKAHWPFDPEFWDWKTLKRHCHQLLGQEASDSDDDLSGYEMSINDTDVLESFLSDYEEGKEDKQYRRRDLTDQHKEKRDKKPIGSSERYQRWLQYKFFCLLCKRECIEARILHHSKMHMEDGVYTCPVCIKKFKRKEIFVPHVMEHVKMPPSRRDRSRKKLLLKGSQKGICPKSPSATLEQNQSLDEQAKGESHEYVTFSKLEDCHLQDRDLYPCPGTDCSRVFKQFKYLSVHLKAEHQNNDENAKHYLDMKNRREKCTYCRRHFMSAFHLREHEQVHCGPQPYMCVSIDCYARFGSVNELLNHKQKHDDLRYKCELNGCNIVFSDLGQLYHHEAQHFRDASYTCNFVGCKKFYYSKIEYQDHLSMHNVESSNGDVKKSVKLEEAAPGEKQDCIDQPHLLDQTDKSHLPEDLLFCAGSASSQIETAENLKENSDSNSSDQLSHSSSASMNEELIDTLDHSEMQDILLSHEKVFVPSNLKEKCSNVAVCFDGTKFTCGFDGCGSTYKNARGMQKHLRKVHPYHFKPKKIKTKDLFPCGGNEHNQATEKFDAEPKPSSDTNSDSPDEGLDHNIHTKCKREYQGYSSEASICASKRPCTEDTMLELLLRLKHLSLKNSITHGSFSGSLQGYPSSGAKSLQSVSPTISDLNFQNQDENMPSQYLAQLAAKPFFCELQGCKYEFVTREALLMHYLKKHNYSKEKVLQLTMFQHRYSPFQCHICQRSFTRKTHLRIHYKNKHQIGSDRVTHKLLDNEKCDHEGPCSVDRLKGDCSTELGGDPSSNSEKPHCHSKKDECSSETDLESSCEETESKTSDISSPIGSHREEREGREGRGSRRTVAKGNLCYILNKYHKPFHCIHKTCNSSFTNLKGLIRHYRTVHQYNKEQLCLEKDKARTKRELVKCKKIFACKYKECNKRFLCSKALAKHCSDSHNLDHIEEPKVLSEAESAARFSCNQPQCPAVFYTFSKLKHHLMEQHNIEGEIHSEYEIHCDLNGCGQIFTHRSNYSQHVYYRHKDYYDDLFRSQKVANERLLRSEKVCPTALTQGHEHQTTRRSFNAKAKKCSLIKEKKAPISFKTRAEALHMCVEQSEHTQYPCMVQGCLSVVKLESSIVRHYKRTHQMSSAYLEQQMENLVVCVKYGTKIKEEPPSEAEPYIKKEENSCESEHTKHGHSPGDSVPVQNTDSLHPGERDGGQKGCTESKPVFDADTLLYRGTLKCNHSSETTSLEQCNIVQPPPCKIENSIPNPSGTESGTYFTSFQLPLPRIKDSETGQPSSGQENTVKNSTPVPKENFRKHPQPRSFDLKTYKPMGFESSFLKFIQESEEKEDDFDDWEPSEHLTLNNSSQPSNDLTGSVMANNMVNDNDPEVDIPHSSSDSAIHENLTAIPPLIVAETTTVPSLENLRVVLDKALTDCGELALKQLHYLRPVVVLERSKFSTPILDLFPTKKTDELCVGSS, from the coding sequence GCACAAGACGCTGGTCTCGGAGTGTCAATTTTACTATGTGTCAGAGCTCTTCAACTCAGATCAAGCgaggatgaggaaatgaaggcatcAGTTTGCAAAACAATTGCTTGTCTTTTACCAGAAGATTTAGAGGTCAGACGAGCCTGTCAGCTTACAGAATTCTTAATTGAACCTAGTTTGGATGGATTTAATATGTTGGAAGAACTGTATCTGCAACCAGATCAAAAATTTGATGAAGAAAATGCACCAGTTCCAAATTCTCTCCGATGTGAGCTCTTACTAGCTTTAAAGGCCCACTGGCCTTTTGATCCTGAATTTTGGGACTGGAAAACTTTAAAACGACACTGCCACCAACTGCTAGGACAAGAGGCCTCAGATTCTGATGATGATCTAAGTGGCTATGAAATGTCTATTAATGACACAGACGTTTTAGAGTCATTTCTCAGTGACTATGAGGAAGGTAAAGAAGATAAACAATATAGAAGAAGAGATTTGACAGATCAGCataaggagaaaagagacaaaaaacccATTGGTTCTTCTGAAAGATACCAGAGGTGGCTTCAGTataaatttttctgtttgttatGTAAGCGGGAATGTATAGAGGCCAGGATTCTTCATCATTCTAAGATGCATATGGAAGATGGGGTTTACACCTGTCCagtttgtattaaaaaattcaagagaaaagaaatttttgttcCTCATGTGATGGAGCATGTTAAAATGCCACCAAGCAGAAGGGACCGTTCTAGAAAGAAATTACTGTTGAAAGGCTCTCAGAAGGGAATTTGTCCCAAGAGCCCCTCTGCAACCCTGGAGCAAAACCAATCATTGGATGAACAAGCCAAAGGAGAGTCTCATGAATACGTCACATTCAGCAAATTAGAAGATTGCCACCTGCAAGACAGAGATTTGTACCCATGTCCTGGCACAGACTGTTCCCGAGTATTTAAGCAATTTAAATACTTAAGTGTGCATCTTAAAGCTGAACaccaaaataatgatgaaaatgccAAGCACTACTTGGATatgaaaaatagaagagagaagtGTACTTATTGTCGACGACATTTCATGTCTGCTTTTCACCTGCGGGAGCATGAACAAGTGCATTGTGGTCCTCAACcttatatgtgtgtatctatagATTGCTATGCAAGGTTCGGATCAGTGAATGAACTACTTAACCATAAACAAAAACATGATGATCTGCGttataaatgtgaattaaatGGCTGTAACATTGTTTTCAGTGACTTGGGACAGCTTTACCACCATGAAGCACAACACTTTAGGGATGCATCTTACACATGCAACTTTGTTGGCTGTAAAAAATTCTATTATTCTAAAATTGAATACCAGGATCACCTCTCAATGCATAATGTTGAAAGTTCAAATGGAGATGTGAAGAAATCGGTGAAACTTGAGGAGGCTGCACCGGGTGAAAAGCAAGATTGTATTGATCAGCCCCATCTACTTGACCAAACTGATAAATCACATTTACCCGAGGATCTTCTTTTCTGTGCCGGATCAGCTAGTTCTCAAATAGAAACtgcagaaaatctgaaagaaaacagTGACAGTAATTCTAGTGATCAGTTAAGTCATAGCTCTTCAGCTTCCATGAATGAAGAGTTAATTGATACACTGGATCACTCGGAAATGCAGGATATATTATTATCTCATGAGAAAGTCTTTGTGCCCTccaatttaaaagagaaatgttcCAATGTGGCAGTTTGCTTTGATGGGACTAAGTTCACCTGTGGTTTTGATGGCTGTGGTTCCACGTACAAAAATGCAAGAGGGATGCAAAAGCATCTCCGCAAGGTCCATCCGTACCACTTCAAACccaaaaagataaagacaaaagatCTCTTTCCCTGTGGGGGTAATGAACACAATCAAGCAACTGAAAAGTTTGATGCAGAACCTAAACCCAGTTCAGATACAAACAGTGACTCCCCAGATGAAGGTCTAGACCACAATATTCATACTAAGTGCAAACGAGAATATCAAGGTTATTCCTCAGAAGCTTCTATCTGTGCTTCTAAGAGGCCGTGTACAGAGGATACCATGTTGGAACTTCTGTTACGCTTGAAACATTTAAGCTTGAAAAACTCAATAACGCATGGATCATTCTCAGGGTCGTTGCAGGGGTACCCATCCAGTGGTGCTAAGTCTCTTCAGTCGGTTTCACCTACTATCTCCGACCTTAATTTTCAGAATCAAGACGAGAATATGCCAAGTCAGTACCTTGCACAGTTGGCAGCTAAGCCTTTTTTCTGTGAGCTTCAAGGATGCAAATATGAATTTGTGACCAGAGAGGCTTTGTTAATGCATTATCTTAAAAAACACAATTACTCAAAAGAAAAAGTCCTTCAGTTAACCATGTTTCAACATCGGTATTCCCCATTCCAGTGTCATATTTGCCAAAGGTCATTTACAAGAAAAACACACCTTAggattcattataaaaataaacatcaaattggCAGTGACAGAGTCACTCACAAACTACTAGATAATGAAAAATGTGATCATGAAGGCCCATGCTCAGTAGACAGATTGAAAGGTGATTGCTCTACAGAACTTGGTGGTGACCCCAGCAGTAACTCTGAGAAGCCACACTGTCACTCTAAAAAGGATGAATGCAGTTCAGAAACAGATTTGGAGTCGTCttgtgaagaaacagaaagtaaaacatCTGATATTTCATCACCCATCGGTAGCCATAGAGAAGAACGAGAAGGACGAGAGGGAAGAGGTAGCAGGAGGACTGTTGCTAAAGGAAACCTCTGCTATATTTTGAATAAGTACCACAAACCATTCCATTGTATCCATAAAACTTGCAACTCCTCCTTCACTAATCTAAAAGGCTTGATTCGTCATTACAGAACTGTACATCAGTACAACAAAGAACAATTATGtttagaaaaagacaaagcaagaacCAAAAGGGAACTTGTCAAATGTAAAAAGATATTTGCTTGCAAATACAAGGAATGTAACAAACGCTTCCTGTGTTCCAAAGCTCTTGCTAAGCACTGTAGTGACTCTCATAACCTAGATCATATTGAAGAGCCTAAAGTGCTTTCTGAAGCTGAATCTGCAGCAAGGTTTTCCTGTAACCAGCCTCAGTGCCCTGCTGTTTTTTATACATTCAGCAAGTTGAAGCACCACTTGATGGAACAGcataatattgaaggagaaatacattcagaatatgaaattcattgtgaTCTTAATGGCTGTGGCCAGATTTTCACCCATCGCAGTAATTATTCTCAACATGTATATTACCGACATAAGGACTATTACGATGATCTATTTAGAAGTCAGAAAGTGGCAAATGAAAGGCTACTGAGGAGTGAAAAGGTGTGTCCGACAGCTCTCACTCAGGGGCATGAACATCAGACTACCAGGAGATCATTTAATGCTAAGGCTAAAAAATGTAGTTTAATCAAAGAAAAGAAGGCTCCGATTAGTTTTAAAACAAGAGCTGAAGCCCTCCATATGTGTGTGGAACAGTCTGAGCACACACAGTACCCCTGCATGGTTCAAGGATGCTTATCTGTGGTGAAGTTGGAAAGCAGCATAGTGAGGCATTATAAACGCACCCATCAGATGAGTAGTGCCTACTTAGAGCAACAGATGGAAAACCTGGTCGTTTGTGTGAAGTATGGTACCAAAATTAAGGAGGAGCCCCCTTCTGAAGCAGAGCCctatataaagaaagaagaaaatagctgTGAATCAGAGCACACAAAGCACGGCCATTCCCCAGGTGACAGCGTGCCTGTCCAGAACACAGATTCCCTTCATCCAGGCGAAAGGGATGGAGGTCAGAAAGGATGTACAGAAAGCAAACCAGTTTTTGATGCAGATACTCTCCTCTACAGAGGAACTTTGAAATGTAACCATAGTTCAGAAACCACTTCTTTGGAACAATGTAATATAGTTCAGCCTCCTCCttgtaaaatagaaaattccaTACCTAATCCTAGTGGGACTGAAAGTGGGACTTACTTCACGAGTTTCCAGCTGCCTTTACCAAGGATCAAAGACTCAGAAACTGGGCAGCCAAGTTCAGGGCAAGAAAACACTGTAAAAAATTCAACCCCTGTTCCAAAAGAGAATTTTAGGAAACATCCACAGCCCAGGTCATTTGATTTGAAGACTTATAAACCTATGGGATTTGaatcttcatttctgaaatttattcaggaaagtgaagagaaagaagacgATTTTGATGATTGGGAACCTTCGGAGCACTTAACATTAAATAATTCTTCACAACCCAGTAATGACTTAACAGGGAGTGTTATGGCAAATAATATGGTGAATGACAATGACCCTGAAGTTGACATACCTCATTCTTCCAGTGACTCTGCAATTCATGAGAACCTGACTGCAATCCCACCTTTGATAGTAGCTGAGACAACAACAGTTCCTTCCTTGGAAAACCTGAGGGTTGTATTGGACAAAGCATTAACAGACTGTGGAGAGCTTGCCTTAAAACAGCTTCATTATCTTCGGCCAGTGGTTGTCCTTGAAAGATCTAAGTTTTCCACACCAATTTTAGACTTGTTTCcaacaaaaaagacagatgaGCTTTGTGTAGGAAGTTCCTAA